The Anaerolineales bacterium region ACGCGGAGATCTGCAAGGAGAACGGGGTGTCAAGCGAGATGGTGCAGAAGTATTGTCCCGAGGTGTTTGATAAGTTGTTTCCTGTGTGAAAACGTTGGAACGTTTGAAGGTTGAAATGTTTTGATGTATCTCCCAGCCGATTTTGTTTCAACAGTCAAAAATACATTTGGCGAAGACGGGGAAAAATTTCTTGCCGACCTGCCCTTGTTGATTAATGAAGCTTCGACGAGATGGGGGTTGAGGAACGTCCAGCCTGTTTCGAATCTCTCGTACAATTTTGTGGCGTACGCGACATCACCCTCACCCCTAGCCCCTCTCCCAAAGGGAGAGGGGAATGTCGTCCTCAAAATCGGCGTGCCGCGCGGTGAATTGACGAGCGAGATAGCGGCGTTGCGACTCTTCAACGGCGAGGGCGCGTGCCGTTTGATCGATTGCGATGAGCCAAAGGGATTTTTATTGCTGGAACGATTAAAGCCAGGGAGGATGCTCGCCGAGGTGGAAGACGACGAGGAGGCGACGCGCATCGCGGCGGAGGTGATGAGGAGGATATGGGCGCCTCTTGAAAATGTCACCCTGAGCGACAGCGAAGGGTCTTTACCAAAACCACAGGGACTCTTCGGTCGCGAAGAACGCTCCCTCAGAGTGACAAACAAGTTTATTCTTTTGTCCAAATGGTTCGACGGCTTGAAACGCTTACGGAAAATGTTTGATGGGAAAACGGGTCCGCTGGATGCGAAACTTGTGGAGCGGGTTGAACGGTCTACGAAGGATTTCTTTGCGGAGAATCATCAGCCCGTGTTGATGCACGGAGATTTCCATCACTACAATGTTCTCTCGTCTGAGCGGGGATGGTTGGCGATCGACCCAAAGGGAGTGATCGGTCCCGCGTGCTATGAGGTGGGTCCGCTGATGCTGAATCCGTGGGGAACGTTGATGGATAGAGTCAGCCCTAAATTGGTGAAGAAGCGGGTGGACATCCTGCACGAGTTTTTGGGGTTCGAGCGCGAGCGCATCCTGGAATGGAGTCTGGCGCACGCGGTTCTATCCGCTTGGTGGGGAATCGAAGACAATACAGGCTGGGAGTATTCGCTGGCTTTCGCAAAAATGATCGCTTCCCTTTAAAAAGAACGACCTCCCATTGGGAGGTCGTTCAGGGAGGTTGTTGCTGTTATCTGCCCAATAAGGCAAATACGGCATACGCGAGGGCGAGCACACCGGCGATGGTTCCAGCCGCAGGCAACGCCACGAACGCGCCGATGCCGACCCAGAGGAAGTATAACCACATGCACCAACCGGAAATTGTCGAAGGTAATTTCATTTTTACTCTCCTTGAGTAAGATGGATTTTGACCGTCCGTGTGGGCGATTCTAATTACGATAACCCTAATCTTGTTCATCGGTTACGGCTTGGTGGTAGAATTTGGGCGTATTTCGCGGTACGAGAATCATGCCGCGAGATTTTTTTGCCATGACCACACTCTCTGCCCCTGCTGAATTTTCGTTGTATAAACAACAATCGTACGACCGCACCAGCCCAGCGCGCTGGGTGTGGTCGCACGCTTCACGTCATGGATGGATCATTGTCATGTTGGTCCTCGGCGCGGCTGGCAACGCCGGTCTCGCAGCAGTGGTGCCAGTGCTGACGGGCGACGCGTTCAACGCGATGCTCCAATCCAAGCCCGATACCAGCGTGTTACTACCGCTGGCGTTGATCATCGGCATCTCGCAAATCATTCGCGGCGTGTTGCAATTGGGACGCAACTTCGGCGCGGAGTTGCTCGCGCAAAAAATGGAACTGCAAGTGCGCGATGAGTTGTATCTCTCTTTGCTCGGCAAGAGCATGACCTTTCACAATTTACAGCCGGTCGGCGACACCATGGCGCGTTCCACCAACGATGTGCGCGAGGTCAATTACATGTTCAGCCCGGGCGTCAATCTCGTGGTTGGCTCGTTCATTTTCATCCTCATGCCCATCTTCGTGGCGGGACGTTATCACCCGTCGCTCGTCCTCACGCCAATCGTTTTCATCGTCCTATATTTTTTCTTCCTTGCCCGTTATTTGAAAACTCTGGCGCCGATCACCGACGACGTGCGCGCTTCGTTCGGAGTGATGAACACGCATCTCTCTGAATCGTTGGATGGGGTGGAGGTGGTCAAAGGCGCCTCGCAGGAGAACGCCGAGGTGGATAAATTCGTGATGAACGCCAGCCGAGTGCGCGACGCCTTCGTCAAACAGGGAGACCTCGAGGGACGGTACGTCGCCATGCTTTTGCTCGGTTCAGCCTACGCTTTTGGCCTGTTTCACGCCCTCATCCTTTTCCACAATGGACAGATCAACGTCGGCGCGGTGGTGGCATATTTCGGCTTGCTCCGTCTGCTGGAGTTTCCCACGTTCACTTCCACGTTTGCGTATTCGCAGATCTCGCTTGGGCTTTCGAGTGCGCGCCGTATTCTGGAGTTGATGAACCGCGAAACCAACCTCGACCAGAACAAACAAGGCTATGCTGGGACGATCCGAGGCGAAGTGGAGTTTCGAAATGTAGGCTTCGCGTATGCGGATGAAGATACTCTGGAGGATATTTCCTTCAAGGTGAAGCCCGGTCAAACCGTCGCCATCGTCGGGCAGACCGGCGCAGGGAAGACTTCGCTCGTTAAACTTATCAACCGCACTTACGATTCAACGCAAGGGCAAATCCTTGTAGACGGCGTGGATGTACGCGACTGGAATCTTGCCGCGCTCCGCTCGCAGATTTCGATGATCGAGCAGGATATTTTCCTGTTCTCTCGTTCCGTCAGCGACAATATCTCCTTTGGGAAGCCGGATGCGACCCAACCGGAGATCGAAGCGGCGGCGAAATCCGCGCAGGCGGATGATTTCATCCAATCCTTCGATAAAGGCTACGAAACCATCGTTGGCGAGCGCGGCACGACACTCTCCGGTGGGCAACGTCAACGCATCGCGCTGGCGCGAGCCTTCCTCACCAATCCGCATATCTTGATCTTGGATGATTCCACCTCTGCGATCGACTCCGACACCGAAGACAAAATCCAACGCGCCATCTCCAACGCCGCGCGCGGACGCACCACTTTCATCATCACGCACCGCCTCTCGCAGATCCGCTGGGCGAATCTCATCATCGTCCTCCGCAAGGGACGCATCTCCGCCATCGGCTCGCACGATGAATTAATGCAAACCTCCGAGGCGTATTCGAGGATATTTCGCGAATAATGTCATTGCGAGGGAGCGGAGCGACCGAAGCAATCTCCCCTTTTTGCGAGGAGATTGCTTCGGCGGAAGAACGCCGCCTCGCAACGACATCTGAGGATTTATGGGTTTTTTCACCGGACTCGCAGACGAAAAATACGACCGCCAATATACCGACCGTGAACTGACGCGGCGCATCGTCGGTTATTTCAAGACGCAAACCCGACGGTTCGCATGGGTGATCAGCCTGGTCGCCGTTATCGCCTTGATCGGCGCGGCGCTGCCGATCGTCGTCTCGCGTATGATTGACTTGCTCAAAGAGCAACCGACCTTCACCGCCATCAGCCTGGTTGGGCTGGCTGTGTTGTTCATCGGTATCGGCTTGTGGGGCTTGAACTGGGCGCGACGCAGTCTCGTGGTGCGCGCGGTGGGAGATGTGGTACTCGATCTGCGTACGCGCGCCTTCCGCGCCGCCGCCGAACACGACCTCTCGTTCTACGACCAATTTTCCTCGGGACGCATCGTTTCGCGCATTACTTCGGACACCAATGACTTCGGTCAACTGGTCGTCATCGTCACCGATGTCGGCGCGCAGATGGTCCAAGCCGTTATCCTCGGCGTAGTGCTTTTCCGCACCGACTTGAAATTATCGTTGATGCTGATGGCTTTTCTACCCGTCATTTTCGCGGTGGCTTTGGGATTCCGCGCGATGGCGCGCCGCGTCACCAAACGCGGCATGAAAGCGATGGCAGACGTGAACGCCGCCATCAAAGAGACGATCAGCGGTATTTCCATTGCCAAGAATTTCCGTCAGGAAGAAAGCATCTTCAAATCGTTTGAAGAATCGAACCAGCAATCGTACCGTGTCAACGTCCAGCGCGGTTTCGTGTTGTCACTCGTCTTCCCAACGCTCAACGCGTTGGGCGGTATCTTCGTCGCGATCCTCGTTTATGTGGGCGGTTTCAGCGCGGCGGCAGGCATCGTCACGGTGGGCGCGTGGTATCTCTTCATTATGAGTCTCGACCAGTTCTTCTTCCCCGTGTTGAATCTTTCCGCGTTCTGGGCGCAGATCCAAGCCGGGCTATCGGCGGCGGAACGCGTCTTCGCGTTGATAGACGCCGACCCGAACGTGGTGCAGACCGATTCAAACGATGTGCCGCCTCTCAAAGGACAGATCCATTTCGACGATCTGCATTTCCGTTATACGGATAAAGAGCCGATTCTTTCCCGCTTCAACCTGCTCATCCAACCCGGCGAGACGCTCGCCCTTGTAGGACACACCGGCGCGGGGAAGTCGTCCATCGCCAAGTTGATCGCGCGCTTCTACGAATTCCAACAGGGGCGCCTGCTTGTGGACGGTCATGACATTCGCTCCTTCGATCTCGCGCAATACCGCAAACAACTCGGTATCGTTTCGCAAGTCCCGTTCTTGTTTTCAGGGACGGTGGCAGACAACATCCGTTATGCCGCGCC contains the following coding sequences:
- a CDS encoding aminoglycoside phosphotransferase family protein, which translates into the protein MYLPADFVSTVKNTFGEDGEKFLADLPLLINEASTRWGLRNVQPVSNLSYNFVAYATSPSPLAPLPKGEGNVVLKIGVPRGELTSEIAALRLFNGEGACRLIDCDEPKGFLLLERLKPGRMLAEVEDDEEATRIAAEVMRRIWAPLENVTLSDSEGSLPKPQGLFGREERSLRVTNKFILLSKWFDGLKRLRKMFDGKTGPLDAKLVERVERSTKDFFAENHQPVLMHGDFHHYNVLSSERGWLAIDPKGVIGPACYEVGPLMLNPWGTLMDRVSPKLVKKRVDILHEFLGFERERILEWSLAHAVLSAWWGIEDNTGWEYSLAFAKMIASL
- a CDS encoding ABC transporter ATP-binding protein — its product is MPRDFFAMTTLSAPAEFSLYKQQSYDRTSPARWVWSHASRHGWIIVMLVLGAAGNAGLAAVVPVLTGDAFNAMLQSKPDTSVLLPLALIIGISQIIRGVLQLGRNFGAELLAQKMELQVRDELYLSLLGKSMTFHNLQPVGDTMARSTNDVREVNYMFSPGVNLVVGSFIFILMPIFVAGRYHPSLVLTPIVFIVLYFFFLARYLKTLAPITDDVRASFGVMNTHLSESLDGVEVVKGASQENAEVDKFVMNASRVRDAFVKQGDLEGRYVAMLLLGSAYAFGLFHALILFHNGQINVGAVVAYFGLLRLLEFPTFTSTFAYSQISLGLSSARRILELMNRETNLDQNKQGYAGTIRGEVEFRNVGFAYADEDTLEDISFKVKPGQTVAIVGQTGAGKTSLVKLINRTYDSTQGQILVDGVDVRDWNLAALRSQISMIEQDIFLFSRSVSDNISFGKPDATQPEIEAAAKSAQADDFIQSFDKGYETIVGERGTTLSGGQRQRIALARAFLTNPHILILDDSTSAIDSDTEDKIQRAISNAARGRTTFIITHRLSQIRWANLIIVLRKGRISAIGSHDELMQTSEAYSRIFRE
- a CDS encoding ABC transporter ATP-binding protein, coding for MGFFTGLADEKYDRQYTDRELTRRIVGYFKTQTRRFAWVISLVAVIALIGAALPIVVSRMIDLLKEQPTFTAISLVGLAVLFIGIGLWGLNWARRSLVVRAVGDVVLDLRTRAFRAAAEHDLSFYDQFSSGRIVSRITSDTNDFGQLVVIVTDVGAQMVQAVILGVVLFRTDLKLSLMLMAFLPVIFAVALGFRAMARRVTKRGMKAMADVNAAIKETISGISIAKNFRQEESIFKSFEESNQQSYRVNVQRGFVLSLVFPTLNALGGIFVAILVYVGGFSAAAGIVTVGAWYLFIMSLDQFFFPVLNLSAFWAQIQAGLSAAERVFALIDADPNVVQTDSNDVPPLKGQIHFDDLHFRYTDKEPILSRFNLLIQPGETLALVGHTGAGKSSIAKLIARFYEFQQGRLLVDGHDIRSFDLAQYRKQLGIVSQVPFLFSGTVADNIRYAAPNASDGEMLEMARKIGEGEWLETLPNGIQTEVGERGGHLSMGQRQLVALMRVLMQKPAIFILDEATASIDPFTEWQIQQALNLILKNSTSILIAHRLSTVKAADRIVVMEKGSIIEEGNHEGLLAGSGHYATLYNTYFRHQSLAYVEKAKEFIGDD